From one Triticum urartu cultivar G1812 chromosome 3, Tu2.1, whole genome shotgun sequence genomic stretch:
- the LOC125546750 gene encoding uncharacterized protein LOC125546750 yields the protein MEGGMHLSRANDDLQSRFAFLPDKRCRVIKGQDYISVKGGFFQEGDGYNIFASYKKCDHDCAVAELPDPMREESYKRYFIAEEKMPRVVTETLKTVLETNIGTIEQRNGYTFRFPNCHKDNMEYDENSKAKSDGIINDLCCMTGCRRKSLNVVPAERGVVMGNIVLRMKGGNNHTMMTYLEEMDYHNKHHCIILTGLGMPSISTRQFLKWLKDHTGLPVYGLCDPDPEGIEIISVYARVIDVKPGCKIRFSIEYGFIWQLTQAVLVKSKEADMATMFVKVGDKRICIGTLCSDRFAQTNFDLFFEKDFELSHTSSSATVSFRGYNIFQPAKGDEIAFDYDGSGDKNGDNDAVDDDGADDDDDDDQFSCPRENNSDNDAVDDYGADDDDDQFSCPRENNSDNDAVDDDGADDDDDQFSCPRENNSEGQSDENEEEQKLKKSEHVNKRAAGSAFKVATSNKKPKVAKMSDPKTGDNGALHVATVHLAKKAGPATNEKPPKFSLQVLQHDKQEVIIEKIVRNKRKCVTVVKGLELFGVNLSDASKKFGKKFAAGASVVKCPNKIYRMLLWNSLKIHGLM from the exons ATGGAAGGTGGGATGCATCTGTCACGTGCCAATGATGATTTGCAATCACGCTTCGCTTTTCTGCCGGATAAGCGCTGTAGAGTTATAAAGGGCCAGGACTACATCAGTGTTAAAGGAGGCTTCTTCCAGGAAGGCGATGGGTATAATATATTCGCGAGTTACAAAAAATGTGACCATGATTGTGCTGTAGCGGAACTTCCAGATCCCATGAGGGAGGAATCGTATAAGAGATATTTCATTGCTGAGGAGAAGATGCCAAGGGTAGTCACAGAGACGCTTAAAACTGTACTGGAGACAAACATTGGTACAATTGAACAGAGGAACGGTTATACCTTCAGATTTCCCAATTGTCACAAAGACAACATGGAGTATGATGAGAACTCGAAG GCAAAGTCTGATGGGATCATTAATGACCTCTGCTGCATGACAGGGTGCAGGCGGAAGTCCCTCAATGTGGTCCCCGCCGAACGAGGCGTGGTGATGGGAAATATTGTCTTAAGGATGAAGGGGGGCAACAAT CATACCATGATGACATACTTGGAAGAGATGGATTACCATAACAAGCATCATTGCATTATATTGACTGGTTTGGGAATGCCTAGCATATCAACCAGGCAGTTCCTGAAATGGCTTAAAGACCACACTGGACTACCTGTATATGGATTGTGTGATCCTGACCCCGAGGGAATTGAAATAATATCTGTTTATGCCCGAG TCATTGACGTTAAGCCTGGGTGTAAAATCAGGTTTTCAATTGAGTATGGCTTCATTTGGCAACTCACTCAG GCTGTTCTTGTAAAATCAAAGGAAGCAGACATGGCAACTATGTTTGTGAAAGTTGGTGACAAAAGGATATGCATCGGAACACTTTGCAGTGATAGATTCGCGCAAACTAACTTTGACCTGTTTTTCGAGAAAGATTTTGAACTATCACACACATCTTCATCAGCCACCGTCAGCTTCCGTGGCTACAATATTTTCCAGCCAGCTAAAGGCGATGA GATCGCTTTTGATTATGACGGATCTGGAG ATAAGAATGGTGACAATGATGCTgttgatgatgatggtgcggatgatgacgatgacgatgaccAGTTTTCT TGTCCGAGAGAGAACAATAGTGACAATGATGCTGTTGATGATTATGGTGCGGATGATGACGATGACCAGTTTTCT TGTCCGAGAGAGAACAATAGTGACAATGATGCTgttgatgatgatggtgcggATGATGACGATGACCAGTTTTCT TGTCCGAGAGAGAACAATAGTGAAGGTCAGAGTGATGAAAACGAGGAAGAACAAAAACTTAAG AAGTCGGAGCATGTTAATAAGAGAGCAGCTGGAAGTGCTTTCAAGGTGGCTACTTCCAATAAGAAGCCAAAGGTGGCAAAAATGTCTGACCCTAAGACAG GTGACAATGGGGCTCTCCATGTGGCGACTGTGCACCTGGCAAAGAAGGCAGGCCCTGCAACCAATGAAAAGCCCCCCAAGTTCAGCCTGCAAGTCTTGCAACAT GACAAGCAAGAGGTTATTATCGAGAAGATTGTCCGCAACAAGCGCAAATGTGTTACTGTGGTGAAAGGCCTGGAATTGTTCG GTGTAAATTTGAGTGATGCTTCAAAGAAGTTTGGAAAGAAGTTTGCTGCTGGAGCTTCAGTTGTCAAG TGCCCAAACAAGATCTATCGTATGCTGTTGTGGAATTCATTAAAAATACATGGCCTGATGTAA